Proteins from one Peromyscus eremicus unplaced genomic scaffold, PerEre_H2_v1 PerEre#2#chr22_unloc_1, whole genome shotgun sequence genomic window:
- the Med16 gene encoding mediator of RNA polymerase II transcription subunit 16 produces MILKWRILSATNDLDRVSAVALPKLPISLTNTDLKVASDTQFYPGLGLALAFQDGSVHMVHRLSLQTMAVLYSSAPRSLDEPALKRPRTTGPAVHFKAMQLSWTSLALVGIDNHGKLSMLRISPSLGHPLEPKLALQHLLFLLEYCMVTGYDWWDILLHVQPGMVQSLVERLHEEYTRQKPALQQVLSTRILAMKASLCKLSPCTVARVCDYHTKLFLMAITSTLKSLLRPHFLNTPDKSPGDRLAEICAKITDVDIDKVMINLKTEEFVLDMNTLQALQQLLQWVGDFVLYLLASLPNQGSPLRPGHSFLRDGTSLGMLRELMVVIRIWGLLKPSCLPVYTATSDTQDSMSLLFRLLTKLWICCRDEGPASDPDEGLVDECCLLPSQLLVPNLDWLPVSDGLVSRLQPKQPLRLRFGRAPTLPSSTSTLQLDGLARAPGQPKIDHLRRLHLGAYPTEECKACTRCGCVTMLKSPNKTTAVKQWEQRWIKNCLCGGLWRRVPLSRP; encoded by the exons ATGATTCTGAAGTGGCGGATCCTGTCAGCCACCAACGACCTGGACCGTGTCTCAGCCGTGGCACTGCCTAAACTGCCCATCTCACTCACCAACACTGACCTCAAGGTGGCCAGTGACACCCAGTTCTACCCCGGCCTCG GCCTGGCGCTGGCCTTCCAGGACGGCAGCGTGCACATGGTACATCGGCTCTCACTGCAGACCATGGCGGTGCTCTACAGCTCAGCCCCGCGCTCACTGGATGAGCCGGCCCTGAAGCGCCCGCGCACCACAGGCCCGGCCGTCCACTTCAAAGCCATGCAGCTGTCCTGGACGTCACTGGCCCTGGTGGGCATCGACAACCATGGGAAG CTCAGCATGCTGCGCATCTCTCCCTCCCTGGGCCACCCGCTGGAGCCCAAGCTGGCCCTGCAGCACCTGCTGTTTCTGCTGGAATACTGCATGGTGACCGGCTACGACTGGTGGGACATCCTGCTGCACGTGCAGCCCGGCATGGTGCAGAGCCTGGTGGAGCGGCTGCATGAGGAGTACACGCGGCAGAAGCCCGCCCTCCAGCAG GTCCTCTCCACCCGGATCCTGGCCATGAAGGCCTCGCTGTGCAAACTGTCGCCCTGCACGGTGGCCCGCGTGTGTGACTACCACACCAAGCTGTTCCTCATGGCCATCACATCCACTCTCAAGTCCCTGCTGCGCCCACACTTTCTCAACACCCCTGACAAGAGCCCCGGGGACCGCCTGGCTGAGATATGCGCCAAGATCACTGACGTTG ACATTGACAAGGTCATGATCAACCTGAAGACAGAGGAGTTTGTCCTGGACATGAACACTCTGCAGGCCCTGCAGCAGCTGCTTCAGTGGGTGGGGGACTTCGTGCTCTACCTCCTGGCCAGCCTGCCCAACCAG GGCTCCCCGCTGAGGCCAGGGCACAGCTTCCTCCGGGACGGTACCTCCCTGGGCATGCTGCGAGAGTTGATGGTTGTCATCCGCATCTGGGGCCTGCTGAAGCCCAGCTGCCTGCCGGTCTACACAGCCACCTCGGACACCCAGGACAGCATGTCCCTGCTCTTTCGGCTGCTCACCAAGCTGTGGATCTGCT GCCGTGACGAGGGCCCAGCCAGTGACCCCGACGAGGGCTTGGTGGATGAGTGCTGCCTGCTGCCCAGCCAGCTGCTGGTCCCCAACCTGGACTGGCTTCCTGTCAGCGACGGCCTGGTCAGCCGCCTGCAGCCCAAACAGCCCCTGCGCCTGCGCTTCGGCAGGGCGCCCACTCTGCCAAGCAGCACCTCCACCCTGCAGCTGGACGGCCTCGCCAG ggCCCCTGGCCAGCCCAAGATTGACCACCTGCGGAGGCTGCACCTGGGTGCTTACCCGACTGAGGAATGCAAAGCTTGCACCAG GTGTGGCTGCGTCACCATGCTCAAGTCTCCCAACAAGACGACCGCCGTGAAGCAGTGGGAGCAGCGGTGGATCAAGAACTGCCTGTGTGGGGGGCTGTGGCGGAGGGTGCCCCTCAGTCGTCCCTGA